The following DNA comes from Chitinophagales bacterium.
TTTTTGTTAGAAGAATTTATAACTCCGGTTTTGTTATTTGCCTTGTCAATTTCAATATCGGCTATGTCATTTAATAAGTATCCACCCAAAGCAATACTTGTGGTGCTTAAAATTAATAGGGCTAAAATATTAACACTATAGTGCTGTACAACAAATTGAGAAACAATAAATTGTGTAAAAGCAATCATTAGTATATTAACTACCCTAAAGGTTTTAAATATTGAAGTTATTTGTTGCAAATGCCTATTTTATTTTTCAAAGCTAAAGTCTTTCTTATGAATTATTATAATAAAGCTGTAGAATTTCAAATTCAAGCACAATTATTATTAACCACTATACTTATTTACCTTTGCATAAAAAATACGAAGTATGACTTTCAAACCAAGAACTGTAAAAGCACCAAGAGGAAATAAATTACACTGCAAAGGATGGGTGCAAGAAGCTGCATTTAGAATGATACAAAACAATTTAGACCCGGAAGTAGCAGAATTGCCCGAAGAATTAATAGTATATGGTGGAAGAGGAAAAGCAGCAAGAAATTGGGAATCGTTTGAAAAAATATTAGAAATATTACAAAAATTAGAAAATGACGAGACCTTGTTGGTTCAAAGCGGTAAACCTGTTGGCGTACTTCGTTCTCATAAAGATGCACCGAGAGTTTTAATAGCCAATTCAAATTTAGTGGGGAAATGGGCAAACTGGGAGCATTTTAATGAATTGGAAGCCAAAGGATTGATGATGTACGGGCAAATGACCGCAGGCTCGTGGATATATATAGGAACGCAAGGAATAGTGCAGGGCACTTATGAAACCTATTTGAGTTTGGCTAATAAACATTACGGTAAGCCATCGTTAAAAGGTACATTAAATGTTACGGCAGGC
Coding sequences within:
- a CDS encoding urocanate hydratase (catalyzes the formation of 4-imidazolone-5-propanoate from urocanate during histidine metabolism), yielding MTFKPRTVKAPRGNKLHCKGWVQEAAFRMIQNNLDPEVAELPEELIVYGGRGKAARNWESFEKILEILQKLENDETLLVQSGKPVGVLRSHKDAPRVLIANSNLVGKWANWEHFNELEAKGLMMYGQMTAGSWIYIGTQGIVQGTYETYLSLANKHYGKPSLKGTLNVTAGLGGMGGAQPLAITMNEGVALVAEMEKWRVEKRLETRY